One genomic segment of Occultella kanbiaonis includes these proteins:
- a CDS encoding bifunctional proline dehydrogenase/L-glutamate gamma-semialdehyde dehydrogenase has product MTAPTDHTQEPTHRTDPAPTTASSLPSVPGPGRVPTVEDVVEDAVALAHRWASATHAGESGAERRATARLAALVADPAGLDLAVRFVDRVARPEDLRVAADELGRIRADAAGGFLSKADRGLLGLGSAVAGVAPGVVVPLARQRLRQLVGHLVVDAQDPALGAHLARARAEGYRLNVNLLGEHVHGEMEALRRAERTRALLERPDVDYVSIKVSSLVSQISTWDTAGTTKRVLERLRPLYRTAAAKTPVAFVNLDMEEYRDLDLTVEVFESICLEPEFLALEAGIVLQAYLPDSAAALRRLIAFANRRRELGGAPIKVRLVKGANLAMERVEAELHGWTQAPFGTKADVDANYVRALDEALRGESLGALRIGVASHNLFDVALAYLLATGRGVAGMLDVEMLQGMAPAQARAVAADLRASGPLILYTPVVAPADFDVAVSYLVRRLEENAAPENFLHALFAGGHGQGQDQQTVMADQEARFRASVEARSTVSDRPRRTRERVPAGVDFANSVDSDPAVSSTRDWAVTALEGAARGLTSPELTTVAMVDDVVTRARRAGGTWAALPAAERAAVLRTAADAIEARRADLVTQMAHEGGKTVGEADPEVSEAVDFARYYADSAVDLELRSDAEGLAFTPTGLVLVTPPWNFPVAIAAGGVLAALAAGSPAIIKPAPAVPGCTEVVVEAIHAALAEHGHDRDVLSVVRVAEDEVGRHLVAHPQVETVILTGAWETARMFTQWRADHPGGPGVLAETSGKNALIVTPSADYDLAVADVLRSAFGHAGQKCSAASLLILVGSVAGSERFRRHLIDAVASVRVGWPEDLGTTMGPIIEPAGGKLLDALTRLEPGETWMVEPRRLDPSGRLWSPGVKEGVWPGSPFHLTEYFGPVLGVMTAATLDDAIDIANAVPYGLTGGLHSLDADEIARWSDRIEVGNGYVNRHTTGAIVRRQSFGGWKRSAVGPGAKAGGPNYVAQLGTWIQEHRPAGAGVPGTRVRALARTLAALTTDPGESEWLEVSMGSDAAARDDVFRVEADPSALRSESNVFRYRPIPHLTIRAQERTLPIEVARVALAAECAGVPVSVSLAADVAAAANESAAAFADAARAIGYMGWRTETAQEFADRIAAGDVRGRVRVIGRADDLWPATAAPDADVTLLTGEVLASGRREMLGVLREQAISSTRHRFGHLPPAPREPEPPGRAARAPGDQAPSTAAPGSAPAG; this is encoded by the coding sequence ATGACCGCCCCGACCGACCACACCCAGGAACCGACCCACCGGACGGATCCGGCACCGACGACCGCGAGTTCGCTGCCGAGCGTGCCCGGGCCGGGCCGGGTGCCAACGGTCGAGGATGTCGTCGAGGACGCGGTGGCGCTCGCGCACCGGTGGGCGAGCGCGACCCACGCTGGGGAGAGCGGAGCCGAGCGTCGGGCCACGGCGCGGCTCGCGGCGCTCGTCGCCGACCCGGCCGGGCTCGACCTGGCGGTCCGGTTCGTGGACCGGGTCGCCCGCCCGGAGGACCTGAGGGTCGCCGCCGACGAACTCGGCCGGATCCGCGCCGACGCCGCCGGTGGGTTCCTGTCGAAGGCGGACCGGGGTCTGCTCGGACTCGGGTCCGCGGTGGCCGGCGTGGCACCCGGCGTGGTGGTTCCGCTGGCCCGGCAGCGGCTGCGTCAACTCGTCGGGCACCTGGTGGTGGACGCCCAGGACCCGGCGCTCGGCGCCCACCTGGCCAGGGCCCGGGCGGAGGGCTACCGCCTGAACGTCAACCTGCTCGGTGAGCACGTGCACGGAGAGATGGAGGCACTGCGCCGCGCGGAGCGGACCCGGGCCCTGCTGGAACGGCCCGACGTCGACTACGTCTCGATCAAGGTCTCCTCGCTGGTGTCCCAGATCAGCACGTGGGACACGGCGGGCACGACCAAGCGGGTGCTCGAACGGCTCCGGCCGCTGTACCGGACCGCCGCTGCGAAGACGCCGGTGGCGTTCGTGAACCTGGACATGGAGGAGTACCGCGACCTCGACCTCACCGTCGAGGTGTTCGAGTCGATCTGCCTCGAGCCGGAGTTCCTCGCACTCGAGGCCGGGATCGTGCTCCAGGCCTACCTGCCGGACTCCGCGGCCGCGCTGCGCCGGCTGATCGCGTTCGCGAACCGCCGCCGGGAACTCGGCGGGGCACCGATCAAGGTACGGCTCGTCAAGGGCGCCAACCTGGCGATGGAGCGGGTCGAGGCCGAGCTGCACGGCTGGACGCAGGCGCCGTTCGGCACGAAGGCGGACGTGGACGCCAACTACGTGCGGGCCCTGGACGAGGCGCTGCGCGGGGAGTCCCTCGGCGCGTTGCGGATCGGCGTCGCCTCGCACAACCTGTTCGACGTCGCTCTCGCGTACCTCCTCGCGACCGGCCGAGGCGTGGCGGGGATGCTCGACGTCGAGATGCTGCAGGGCATGGCGCCTGCGCAGGCCCGGGCGGTTGCGGCGGACCTGCGCGCGAGCGGTCCGCTGATCCTGTACACGCCGGTGGTGGCGCCGGCGGACTTCGACGTTGCCGTGTCCTACCTGGTGCGCCGCCTCGAGGAGAACGCCGCCCCGGAGAACTTCCTGCACGCGCTCTTCGCCGGCGGGCACGGCCAGGGTCAGGACCAGCAGACCGTGATGGCCGACCAGGAGGCGCGCTTCCGGGCGAGCGTCGAGGCCCGCAGCACGGTCTCGGACCGGCCCCGGCGGACCCGGGAGCGCGTACCGGCGGGTGTGGACTTCGCGAACTCGGTCGACTCCGACCCGGCGGTCTCGAGCACCCGGGACTGGGCGGTGACCGCCCTCGAGGGCGCGGCTCGTGGGCTCACCTCACCCGAGCTGACCACGGTGGCCATGGTGGACGACGTCGTCACTCGGGCCCGGCGCGCCGGCGGCACCTGGGCGGCTCTGCCGGCCGCGGAACGGGCTGCGGTGCTGCGCACCGCCGCCGACGCCATCGAGGCGCGCCGCGCCGACCTGGTCACGCAGATGGCCCACGAGGGCGGCAAGACCGTCGGTGAGGCCGATCCGGAGGTCTCCGAGGCCGTCGACTTCGCTCGGTACTACGCGGACTCCGCCGTTGACCTCGAGCTGCGCTCCGACGCCGAGGGACTCGCCTTCACCCCGACCGGACTGGTGTTGGTCACCCCACCCTGGAACTTCCCCGTCGCGATCGCGGCAGGCGGGGTGCTGGCCGCGCTCGCGGCCGGTTCACCCGCGATCATCAAGCCCGCCCCCGCGGTACCCGGGTGCACGGAGGTGGTGGTGGAGGCGATCCACGCCGCCCTGGCCGAGCACGGGCACGATCGCGACGTGCTGAGCGTGGTGCGGGTCGCCGAGGACGAGGTCGGCCGGCACCTGGTCGCGCACCCGCAGGTCGAGACGGTCATCCTCACCGGGGCCTGGGAGACGGCCCGGATGTTCACCCAGTGGCGGGCCGACCATCCCGGCGGGCCGGGGGTGCTCGCCGAGACCAGCGGCAAGAACGCGCTGATCGTGACGCCGAGCGCCGACTACGATCTCGCCGTCGCGGATGTCCTACGCAGTGCGTTCGGGCACGCCGGCCAGAAGTGCTCGGCGGCCTCGCTGCTCATCCTGGTCGGCTCGGTGGCCGGCTCGGAACGCTTCCGGCGGCACCTCATCGACGCCGTCGCCTCGGTGCGGGTCGGCTGGCCGGAGGATCTCGGCACCACGATGGGGCCGATCATCGAGCCTGCCGGCGGCAAACTGCTCGACGCCCTCACCCGGCTGGAGCCGGGCGAGACCTGGATGGTGGAGCCGCGCCGGCTGGACCCCTCCGGCCGGCTCTGGTCGCCCGGGGTCAAGGAGGGCGTCTGGCCCGGTTCCCCGTTCCATCTCACCGAGTACTTCGGCCCCGTCCTCGGCGTCATGACCGCCGCCACCCTTGACGATGCGATCGACATCGCGAACGCGGTGCCCTACGGGCTCACCGGTGGGCTGCACAGCCTCGACGCTGACGAGATCGCCCGTTGGAGCGACCGGATCGAGGTCGGCAACGGGTACGTCAACCGGCACACCACCGGGGCGATCGTGCGCCGGCAGTCCTTCGGCGGCTGGAAGCGATCCGCCGTCGGACCGGGGGCGAAGGCGGGCGGACCGAACTACGTGGCGCAGCTGGGCACCTGGATCCAGGAGCACCGGCCCGCCGGCGCCGGGGTCCCCGGGACCCGGGTGCGTGCCCTCGCGCGGACGCTGGCCGCGCTCACCACCGACCCCGGTGAGAGTGAGTGGCTGGAGGTGTCGATGGGTTCGGACGCGGCCGCCCGCGACGACGTGTTCCGTGTCGAGGCCGACCCGTCGGCGCTGCGGAGCGAGTCGAACGTGTTCCGGTACCGGCCGATCCCGCACCTGACCATCCGTGCGCAGGAGCGCACGCTACCGATCGAGGTGGCCCGGGTCGCGCTGGCGGCCGAGTGCGCCGGCGTGCCGGTGAGCGTGAGCCTGGCCGCGGATGTCGCCGCCGCGGCGAACGAGTCCGCCGCGGCCTTCGCCGACGCGGCCAGGGCCATCGGGTACATGGGCTGGCGCACCGAGACGGCTCAGGAGTTCGCCGACCGGATCGCAGCCGGGGACGTGCGCGGACGGGTGCGGGTGATCGGCCGGGCCGACGACCTCTGGCCGGCCACCGCGGCGCCCGACGCCGACGTGACCCTGCTCACCGGAGAAGTACTCGCATCCGGGCGCCGGGAGATGCTCGGCGTGCTCCGTGAGCAGGCGATCAGCAGCACCCGGCACAGGTTCGGGCACCTGCCGCCCGCACCGCGGGAACCGGAGCCGCCCGGCCGGGCCGCCCGAGCCCCGGGCGACCAAGCCCCGAGCACTGCCGCACCGGGCTCAGCCCCGGCGGGCTGA
- a CDS encoding NUDIX hydrolase yields MQPRRDDLFELAARAASGRFKKLGGPHAYSEESSRGFRHSGVLLLFTPTAQAGPGLDLFLVQRSPLLRHHPGQIALPGGRLEPGEDAVAAAVRETHEETGIAPDQVEVAGPLPPVLVPISEFVVTPVLGWSDTAHAADEVTPGEVLHTLRVPVAELLDPAARATVQMGGFGSHGFRRPTGWVWGFTGNLLDHVFDQLGWTLPWDPGTVYRMGWDEARGADLLAEPGEA; encoded by the coding sequence GTGCAGCCACGTCGCGACGATCTCTTCGAGCTCGCGGCCCGGGCCGCGTCCGGTCGGTTCAAGAAACTGGGCGGACCCCACGCCTACTCCGAGGAGAGCTCCAGGGGCTTCCGCCACTCCGGGGTGCTGCTGCTGTTCACGCCGACGGCGCAGGCCGGCCCGGGCCTTGACCTGTTCCTGGTCCAGCGGTCCCCGCTGCTGCGCCACCACCCGGGCCAGATCGCGCTGCCCGGCGGGCGGCTCGAGCCCGGTGAGGACGCCGTCGCCGCCGCCGTGCGTGAGACGCACGAGGAGACCGGCATCGCCCCCGATCAGGTGGAGGTCGCCGGTCCGCTCCCGCCGGTGCTGGTACCGATCAGCGAGTTCGTCGTCACCCCGGTGCTCGGGTGGTCGGACACGGCCCACGCAGCCGACGAGGTCACGCCCGGGGAGGTCCTGCACACGCTCCGGGTCCCGGTGGCCGAGCTGCTCGATCCGGCCGCGCGGGCCACGGTGCAGATGGGCGGCTTCGGCAGCCACGGGTTCCGCCGCCCGACGGGCTGGGTGTGGGGCTTCACCGGGAACCTGCTCGACCACGTCTTCGACCAGCTCGGCTGGACCCTGCCCTGGGACCCCGGCACGGTCTACCGGATGGGATGGGACGAGGCTCGCGGTGCCGACCTGCTCGCGGAGCCGGGCGAGGCGTGA
- a CDS encoding ABC transporter ATP-binding protein, protein MVRRYGDLTAVDGISFDIAPGETYGLLGPNGAGKTTTISMIAGLLAADSGAVRVLGEQMGPSRVAVKRHIGLVPQDLAIYPELKGRENLNFFGRLQGMRGKELTTRVDEVLDLVGLTDRAGDPAKEYSGGMKRRLNIGIGLLHRPTLLILDEPTVGVDPQSRNAILESVEALSGEGMAVLYTTHYMEEAERLCDRIGIVDSGQLQAEGTRDELIRLIGGLDRVRLDGSGDLAAAADALGDLAAVEQVDADRTGLSLAVREAPTAVAELVTRATAAGVTLADVEITRPNLEQVFLHLTGKALRD, encoded by the coding sequence GTGGTCCGACGATACGGCGACCTCACCGCCGTCGACGGGATCTCCTTCGACATCGCACCCGGCGAGACGTACGGCCTGCTCGGCCCGAACGGCGCCGGCAAGACCACCACGATCTCGATGATCGCCGGGCTGCTCGCCGCCGACTCCGGAGCGGTCCGGGTCCTCGGTGAGCAGATGGGCCCGTCCCGGGTCGCGGTGAAGCGGCACATCGGGCTCGTGCCCCAGGACCTGGCCATCTACCCCGAGCTCAAGGGCCGGGAGAACCTGAACTTCTTCGGTCGGCTGCAGGGCATGCGCGGCAAGGAACTGACCACTCGCGTCGACGAGGTCCTCGATCTCGTGGGACTGACCGACCGTGCCGGTGACCCGGCCAAGGAGTACTCCGGCGGCATGAAGCGCCGCCTGAACATCGGGATCGGACTCCTGCACCGGCCCACCTTGCTCATCCTCGACGAGCCCACCGTCGGGGTCGACCCGCAGTCGCGCAACGCCATCCTGGAGTCGGTGGAGGCGCTGTCGGGAGAGGGCATGGCAGTGCTCTACACGACCCACTACATGGAGGAGGCCGAGCGGCTCTGCGACCGCATCGGGATCGTCGACTCCGGGCAACTGCAGGCCGAGGGCACCCGGGACGAGCTGATCCGGCTCATCGGCGGGCTGGACCGGGTCCGCCTGGACGGTTCCGGCGACCTCGCCGCGGCCGCCGACGCCCTGGGCGACCTGGCCGCCGTCGAGCAGGTCGACGCGGACCGCACGGGACTCTCGCTCGCCGTCCGCGAGGCACCGACCGCCGTCGCCGAGCTCGTCACCCGAGCCACCGCCGCGGGCGTGACGTTGGCGGACGTGGAGATCACCCGCCCGAACCTAGAGCAGGTCTTCCTGCACCTCACCGGCAAAGCGCTGCGGGACTGA
- a CDS encoding ABC transporter permease: protein MTSSDLRQRLRDKSVIIFSLIVPLALMFVFNLVFGGTDEIELEPVTVAVSAPADDEVAQTLLDAITGTGVVDVTVEQMTADAARTAVADGDANLAMIVPEGFAQDVLAGTGGDLEFVEGDTSGLETGVVIVVSQSVLDAYAAGTVAATAGGGLGLDPEELGRVAVEAATAGPTIESTEGETSDEQLGQGAALVAGQAGLFLTFTVGFGVLGLISERQEGTLARLQSMPMRPGLIVLAKALTAFVLGVVATSVLLTLGGLFFDVSFGPPALVALLILSVVTAITSLTFIVVRVARTAEQAGIIQSILAMVLGIAGGAFFPVSASGSLATVLDLNPIAAFTRGLGITSSGGGLADIAAPIAIMLGFAVVMLVVARLIPDRGVSR, encoded by the coding sequence ATGACCTCATCCGACCTGCGCCAGCGCCTCCGCGACAAGTCGGTGATCATCTTCTCGCTGATCGTGCCGCTCGCCCTGATGTTCGTCTTCAACCTGGTCTTCGGTGGGACCGACGAGATCGAACTCGAGCCGGTGACGGTCGCGGTGTCCGCCCCGGCCGACGACGAGGTCGCGCAGACCCTGCTCGATGCGATCACCGGGACCGGCGTCGTCGACGTGACCGTCGAGCAGATGACGGCGGACGCGGCACGGACCGCGGTGGCCGACGGCGACGCCAACCTGGCCATGATCGTTCCGGAGGGCTTCGCCCAGGACGTGCTCGCCGGCACCGGTGGCGACCTCGAGTTCGTCGAGGGGGACACCTCCGGTCTCGAGACCGGCGTCGTGATCGTCGTCAGTCAGTCCGTTCTCGATGCCTACGCAGCCGGGACGGTCGCAGCCACCGCAGGCGGCGGGCTCGGTCTCGACCCCGAGGAGCTCGGGCGCGTCGCGGTCGAGGCGGCCACCGCCGGGCCGACGATCGAGTCGACGGAGGGCGAGACCTCCGACGAACAGCTCGGCCAAGGGGCCGCGCTCGTGGCCGGCCAGGCCGGCCTGTTCCTCACCTTCACGGTCGGTTTCGGGGTGCTCGGGCTGATCTCCGAACGGCAGGAGGGCACCCTGGCCCGGCTCCAGTCGATGCCGATGCGCCCGGGCCTGATCGTGCTCGCCAAGGCCCTGACCGCGTTCGTCCTCGGCGTCGTCGCGACGTCAGTCCTGCTGACCCTCGGCGGGCTGTTCTTCGACGTCTCGTTCGGACCGCCCGCCCTCGTCGCCCTGCTGATCCTGTCCGTGGTCACCGCGATCACCTCGCTGACCTTCATCGTGGTCCGCGTCGCCCGGACGGCCGAGCAGGCCGGCATCATCCAGTCCATCCTGGCCATGGTGCTCGGCATCGCCGGCGGCGCGTTCTTCCCGGTGAGTGCCTCGGGGTCGCTCGCCACGGTCCTCGATCTCAACCCGATCGCCGCGTTCACCCGCGGGCTCGGCATCACCTCGAGCGGTGGTGGGCTCGCCGACATCGCGGCGCCGATCGCGATCATGCTCGGCTTCGCCGTGGTGATGCTCGTGGTGGCCCGGCTGATCCCCGACCGGGGGGTGTCCCGATGA
- a CDS encoding ABC transporter permease, whose amino-acid sequence MRVVGAIAGVELRRFLRDRSNLFFVFVFPLILVVLIGSQFGAASSSGRVVISGSDSSLRAALVAELEEASVTVSYADADAASEQIARGRVDLGLELTDEAAAAFDADEDLTVVVTSSSSGGAIATRQQVDRALNALQLRLRQEAALVGAGADPAAVDEALEDAEAQVVAPTVTVTNTSSLSEAFAGASGFTVGASAQVLLFVFLNSLAGSATMIQARKYRVVARTLAAPVATVQVIGGEALGRWVIAMVQGLYIMLGTALLFGVEWGNLALSTLILALFAAVAAGAAMVVGSALDNDSAASGLGVGLGLVLAALGGCMLPLELFPDTLQTVALFTPHAWAYQAFAEVTRRGGTFADIAGDLAVLLAFAVVLLALGSVLLRRSLARAI is encoded by the coding sequence ATGAGGGTCGTCGGTGCCATCGCCGGGGTGGAACTGCGGCGGTTCCTCCGGGACCGCTCCAACCTGTTCTTCGTGTTCGTGTTCCCGCTGATCCTCGTGGTGCTGATCGGCTCCCAGTTCGGGGCCGCGTCCTCCTCGGGCCGGGTGGTGATCAGTGGGTCGGACTCCTCGCTGCGCGCCGCCCTGGTGGCCGAGCTCGAGGAGGCCTCGGTCACGGTCAGCTACGCCGACGCGGACGCCGCCAGCGAGCAGATCGCCCGCGGCCGAGTGGATCTGGGTCTGGAGCTCACCGACGAGGCGGCGGCAGCGTTCGACGCCGACGAGGACCTGACCGTCGTGGTGACGTCGAGCTCGAGCGGCGGCGCGATCGCCACCCGGCAACAGGTCGACCGGGCCCTGAATGCGCTGCAGCTGCGACTACGACAGGAGGCCGCGCTCGTCGGCGCGGGCGCGGACCCGGCCGCCGTCGACGAGGCACTCGAGGACGCCGAGGCGCAGGTGGTGGCGCCGACCGTGACGGTGACGAACACCTCGAGCCTCTCCGAGGCCTTCGCCGGGGCGTCCGGCTTCACGGTGGGTGCCTCCGCGCAGGTCCTGCTGTTCGTGTTCCTGAACAGCCTCGCCGGTTCGGCCACCATGATCCAGGCCCGCAAGTACCGGGTGGTGGCGCGGACCCTCGCGGCGCCGGTCGCCACCGTGCAGGTGATCGGTGGCGAAGCGCTGGGCCGCTGGGTGATCGCCATGGTGCAGGGGCTCTACATCATGCTCGGCACCGCCCTGCTCTTCGGTGTCGAGTGGGGCAACCTCGCCCTTTCCACGCTGATCCTCGCGCTGTTCGCCGCCGTGGCCGCCGGTGCGGCGATGGTCGTGGGGTCGGCACTGGACAACGACAGTGCCGCCTCCGGGCTCGGTGTCGGTCTCGGCCTGGTGCTGGCCGCACTCGGCGGGTGCATGCTCCCGCTCGAACTCTTCCCGGACACGCTGCAGACGGTCGCCCTCTTCACCCCGCATGCCTGGGCCTACCAGGCGTTCGCGGAGGTGACCCGGCGCGGGGGTACCTTCGCCGACATCGCCGGCGATCTCGCGGTGCTGCTCGCCTTCGCCGTGGTGCTGCTGGCGCTCGGCTCCGTGCTGCTGCGGCGGAGCCTGGCCCGCGCCATCTGA
- the fdhA gene encoding formaldehyde dehydrogenase, glutathione-independent, with translation MGGNKAVAYKGPGVVEVIDIDHPTFELKDGPGVNPANVGRKVPHGAILRTVATNICGSDQHMVRGRTTAPTDLVLGHEITGEVVEVGPGVEFIAVGDLVSVPFNIACGRCRNCKERKTGICLNVNPDRPGSAYGYVDMGGWVGGQAEYVLVPYADWNLLKFPDKDQAMEKILDLAMLSDIFPTGFHGAVTAGVGVGSTVYVAGAGPVGLAAATSALLLGASAVIVADMNADRLAQAKSFGCETVDLTKGGPVEQIEQILGVPEVDCGIDAVGFEAKGHGEGASEAPATVLNDLMDLTAAGGALGIPGLYVTGDPGGIDEAAKKGALSLSLGTGWAKSLSFTTGQCPVMKYNRELMMAILHDRVHIAANVNATAITLADAPRGYAEFDKGAAQKYVLNPNGYLDAA, from the coding sequence ATGGGTGGCAACAAGGCCGTGGCCTACAAGGGACCGGGCGTGGTCGAGGTGATCGATATCGACCATCCCACGTTCGAGTTGAAGGACGGACCGGGTGTCAATCCTGCGAACGTGGGCCGGAAGGTGCCGCACGGCGCCATCCTGAGAACGGTCGCGACGAACATCTGCGGTTCGGACCAGCACATGGTGCGGGGTCGGACCACCGCACCCACCGATCTGGTCCTCGGTCACGAGATCACCGGCGAGGTCGTGGAGGTCGGTCCCGGCGTGGAGTTCATCGCCGTCGGCGACCTGGTCTCGGTGCCGTTCAACATCGCCTGTGGGCGCTGCCGCAACTGCAAGGAACGCAAGACCGGCATCTGTCTGAACGTGAATCCGGACCGGCCCGGCAGCGCCTACGGGTACGTGGACATGGGGGGCTGGGTGGGCGGCCAGGCCGAGTACGTGCTGGTGCCCTACGCGGACTGGAACCTGCTGAAGTTCCCGGACAAGGACCAGGCGATGGAGAAGATCCTGGATCTGGCGATGCTCTCCGATATCTTTCCGACCGGGTTCCACGGCGCCGTGACCGCAGGCGTCGGCGTCGGTTCGACGGTGTACGTGGCGGGTGCGGGGCCGGTGGGCCTGGCCGCGGCCACCTCGGCGCTGCTGCTCGGGGCGTCCGCGGTGATCGTCGCCGACATGAACGCCGACCGGCTGGCGCAGGCGAAGTCGTTCGGCTGCGAGACGGTCGACCTGACCAAGGGTGGACCCGTGGAACAGATCGAGCAGATCCTCGGGGTCCCGGAGGTGGACTGCGGGATCGACGCGGTCGGATTCGAGGCGAAGGGACACGGTGAGGGTGCGAGCGAGGCACCCGCGACGGTCCTGAACGACCTCATGGACCTCACTGCGGCCGGCGGCGCGCTCGGCATCCCTGGCCTGTACGTGACCGGCGACCCGGGTGGGATCGACGAGGCCGCGAAGAAGGGGGCCCTGTCCCTCAGCCTCGGCACCGGATGGGCCAAGTCACTGTCCTTCACCACCGGTCAGTGCCCGGTGATGAAGTACAACCGGGAACTGATGATGGCCATCCTGCACGACCGGGTGCACATCGCCGCGAATGTGAACGCGACCGCGATCACGCTCGCGGACGCGCCGCGGGGCTACGCCGAGTTCGACAAGGGCGCCGCACAGAAGTACGTGCTGAACCCGAACGGCTACCTCGACGCCGCGTAG
- a CDS encoding DUF1801 domain-containing protein, whose product MSASTAESVGTESTGAGFSAEERASMKARAEELRSDARGGRGAKKAAADEAALLAKIEDMAQPDRTLAERVHVTVTSTVPDVAPKLMYGQPAYYRAGKVLCFFRSGQGDSERYSTFGFSAEAALDDDAGIWATSYALTEWTESVEAMITDLLTRATS is encoded by the coding sequence ATGAGCGCGTCGACGGCAGAAAGTGTCGGGACCGAGTCCACCGGGGCAGGGTTCTCCGCCGAGGAACGGGCGTCGATGAAGGCGCGCGCCGAGGAGCTCCGGTCCGATGCCCGCGGCGGCCGGGGCGCGAAGAAGGCGGCGGCCGACGAGGCTGCACTGCTCGCCAAGATCGAGGACATGGCACAGCCGGACCGGACGCTGGCCGAACGCGTCCACGTCACCGTCACCTCGACCGTTCCGGACGTCGCACCCAAGCTCATGTATGGCCAACCCGCGTACTACCGGGCAGGGAAGGTGCTCTGCTTCTTCCGGAGCGGACAGGGTGACTCCGAGCGGTACTCGACGTTCGGATTCAGCGCCGAAGCCGCCCTCGACGACGACGCGGGCATCTGGGCCACCTCGTACGCACTCACCGAGTGGACCGAATCCGTCGAGGCGATGATCACGGACCTCCTGACCAGGGCCACCAGCTGA
- a CDS encoding GlxA family transcriptional regulator — MATMSVVVVGFEGAELVDISSVTSALALANRLGASPSYRIELATIDGRDITCDSGLRLGAQRALAEVSGADTVIVSGGLGHEDASRNPDLTQHVRRLAARARRIASVCTGTSVLAAAGLLDGRRATTHWFYAADIAERFPLVRLDPGPIYVRDGKVATSGGVTASLDLTLAFIEEDHGAEFARWVAMGMVTYLQRPANQAQMSIFTAAPRADHALVKRVLDHATAHPDGDLRTSALAGLVGVSTRQLTRLFQDHLKVPPASAVRRIRLELAARLVSTTDLSMSQVARRCGFGSAESLRQAFVIRYGTSPRRMRTTHTRSLAVR, encoded by the coding sequence ATGGCCACCATGAGCGTCGTCGTCGTGGGATTCGAGGGTGCCGAGCTCGTCGACATCTCGAGCGTCACGTCCGCGCTCGCGCTGGCGAACCGCCTCGGCGCCAGCCCGAGCTACCGCATCGAGCTCGCCACCATCGACGGGCGGGACATCACCTGCGACTCGGGCCTGCGGCTCGGAGCGCAGCGAGCGCTGGCGGAGGTGTCGGGAGCCGACACGGTGATCGTCTCCGGTGGCCTCGGCCACGAGGACGCCAGTCGCAACCCGGACCTGACCCAGCACGTCCGGCGCCTCGCGGCGCGGGCGCGCCGGATTGCATCGGTCTGCACCGGTACCTCCGTGCTCGCGGCGGCCGGCCTGCTGGACGGTCGGCGTGCCACCACGCACTGGTTCTACGCGGCGGACATCGCCGAGCGCTTCCCCCTGGTTCGCCTCGACCCGGGGCCGATCTACGTCAGGGACGGCAAGGTCGCCACGTCCGGCGGTGTCACCGCGTCGCTGGACCTGACCCTCGCCTTCATCGAGGAGGACCACGGCGCCGAGTTCGCGCGCTGGGTGGCGATGGGCATGGTCACCTACCTCCAGCGCCCGGCGAACCAGGCTCAGATGAGCATCTTCACCGCGGCCCCGCGCGCCGACCATGCCCTCGTCAAGCGTGTCCTCGACCACGCCACGGCCCATCCGGACGGGGACCTGCGTACGTCCGCGCTCGCCGGTCTCGTCGGGGTCAGCACGCGACAGCTGACCCGGTTGTTCCAGGATCACCTCAAGGTCCCACCGGCCAGCGCGGTGCGCCGGATCCGCCTCGAACTGGCCGCTCGGCTGGTCTCCACGACCGACCTCTCGATGTCCCAGGTCGCCCGGCGATGTGGCTTCGGCTCGGCCGAGAGCCTGCGTCAGGCGTTCGTCATCCGGTACGGCACGAGTCCCCGGCGAATGCGCACCACGCACACCCGTTCCCTGGCCGTGCGGTAG
- a CDS encoding DUF4342 domain-containing protein: MDEKQNDGEKTWYEEFSVSGSELLDKVKGLVHEGNVRRLYIKNGDGRTLLEIPLTAGVAITAVTAVIAPVLVAVGAVAALLTKVTLGVEREGEAAPDVADPAPADQDAPGIPGVDPAPDEDAR; this comes from the coding sequence ATGGATGAGAAGCAGAACGACGGCGAGAAAACCTGGTACGAGGAGTTCAGCGTGTCGGGTTCGGAGCTGCTCGACAAGGTCAAGGGCCTGGTCCACGAGGGCAACGTGCGGCGCCTCTACATCAAGAACGGTGACGGCCGGACCCTCCTCGAGATCCCGCTCACCGCGGGCGTCGCGATCACGGCCGTGACCGCCGTGATCGCGCCCGTGCTCGTGGCCGTCGGGGCCGTCGCCGCCCTGCTGACCAAGGTCACGCTGGGGGTCGAGCGCGAGGGGGAGGCCGCCCCGGACGTGGCCGACCCTGCTCCGGCCGACCAGGACGCTCCGGGGATCCCCGGGGTGGACCCGGCGCCGGACGAGGACGCGCGGTAG